Proteins encoded in a region of the Inquilinus sp. KBS0705 genome:
- a CDS encoding phosphoadenylyl-sulfate reductase: MADTTYISQLIQDKDPVAALQALAELFPGEIVFSTSFGWEDQVISHMIFANNIPIKVFTLETGRLFPETYYVWNRTMEIYGQPIHAYYPVHHLLEEMVNTKGPNSFYESVDNRKQCCGIRKIEPLKRALAGNQCWITGIRAEQSANREDMSNVEWDESNQLIKFHPIFSWTLDDVKAYIKQHNIPYNTLHDRGFPSIGCQPCTRAVQPGEDFRAGRWWWEDQTKKECGLHAASPQPLSEGEGLNKIY, from the coding sequence ATGGCCGATACTACCTATATATCGCAATTAATACAGGATAAAGATCCTGTTGCTGCCTTACAGGCATTGGCAGAGCTGTTTCCGGGCGAGATCGTATTTTCGACCAGCTTTGGTTGGGAAGACCAGGTGATATCGCATATGATATTTGCCAATAACATCCCTATAAAAGTATTTACGCTTGAAACCGGCAGGCTGTTCCCCGAAACCTATTACGTGTGGAACCGCACTATGGAAATATATGGGCAACCCATACATGCCTACTACCCGGTGCATCACCTGTTAGAAGAAATGGTGAACACCAAGGGGCCGAACAGCTTTTACGAATCGGTGGATAACCGCAAACAATGTTGCGGCATACGCAAAATAGAGCCGCTTAAACGCGCCTTGGCGGGTAACCAGTGTTGGATAACCGGCATACGTGCCGAGCAATCGGCCAATCGCGAGGATATGAGCAATGTAGAATGGGATGAGAGTAACCAACTGATAAAGTTCCACCCTATTTTTAGCTGGACGCTTGACGATGTAAAAGCATATATTAAACAACACAATATACCCTATAATACACTGCACGACAGGGGTTTCCCCAGCATTGGCTGCCAGCCCTGCACAAGGGCGGTACAACCCGGCGAAGATTTTAGGGCTGGCCGCTGGTGGTGGGAAGATCAGACTAAAAAAGAGTGTGGTTTGCATGCAGCCTCACCCCAACCCCTCTCCGAAGGAGAAGGGCTAAATAAAATATATTAA
- the cysD gene encoding sulfate adenylyltransferase subunit CysD, with translation MSKYRLDYLDELEAEAIYILREVAGQFEKPALLFSGGKDSITLVHLALKAFRPGKFPFPLVHIDTGHNFEETITYRDEMIARIGEKLIVGHVQDSIDEGKVIEQKGKNASRNALQTVTLLDTIAKHQFDACIGGARRDEEKARAKERIFSVRDEFGQWDPKRQRPELWDIYNGKIHKGENVRVFPISNWTELDVWNYIRRENIPLPTIYFAHQRDCITRNGQLMAASPFLNMDSEDKVERKNVRFRTVGDMTCTAAVESYAFEIDDIIDEIASSKISERGARMDDKVSEAAMEDRKKGGYF, from the coding sequence ATGAGCAAGTACCGGTTAGATTACCTGGATGAATTAGAGGCAGAGGCCATATATATACTGCGCGAGGTAGCGGGTCAGTTTGAAAAACCTGCGCTGTTGTTTTCGGGTGGTAAGGATTCTATTACGCTGGTACATTTGGCGCTAAAGGCTTTCAGGCCGGGTAAGTTCCCCTTCCCCCTAGTACATATTGATACCGGGCACAATTTTGAAGAAACCATTACCTACCGCGATGAGATGATAGCCCGCATTGGCGAAAAGCTGATAGTGGGCCATGTACAGGATAGTATTGACGAAGGCAAGGTGATAGAGCAAAAAGGCAAAAACGCCAGCCGTAACGCCCTGCAAACCGTTACCCTGTTAGATACCATTGCCAAACACCAGTTTGATGCCTGCATAGGCGGCGCACGTCGCGACGAGGAAAAAGCAAGGGCAAAAGAGCGTATATTTTCGGTAAGGGATGAGTTTGGCCAATGGGACCCCAAACGCCAGCGGCCCGAGCTTTGGGATATTTATAACGGTAAGATACATAAAGGCGAAAACGTGCGCGTGTTCCCGATAAGTAACTGGACCGAGCTGGATGTATGGAACTACATAAGGCGCGAAAACATCCCACTGCCTACCATATACTTTGCACACCAGCGCGATTGTATTACCCGCAACGGCCAACTGATGGCCGCATCGCCTTTCCTGAACATGGATAGCGAGGATAAGGTAGAACGTAAAAATGTGCGCTTCCGTACCGTAGGCGACATGACCTGTACCGCGGCGGTAGAATCGTACGCGTTTGAGATAGATGATATTATAGATGAGATAGCCTCATCAAAAATAAGCGAACGCGGCGCCCGCATGGACGACAAAGTAAGCGAAGCCGCCATGGAAGACAGGAAAAAAGGGGGATACTTTTAG
- a CDS encoding sulfate adenylyltransferase — translation MDILKFITAGSVDDGKSTLIGRLLYDSEAILADQLEALHASNRKNDDGSIDLAILTDGLKAEREQGITIDVAYKYFETDKRKFIIADAPGHIQYTRNMVTGASNAGLAIILIDARKGVVEQTTRHSFLVSLLQIPQVVVAINKMDMVDYSETVFNKIVADYKVLAGKVGLTDNITYIPVSALKGDNIVYPSVNISWYKGDSLLHHLENVAVEVDDSSAHARLPVQWVVRPQTEALHDYRGYAGRVSSGAFRVNDKVTVLPSGFSTTISKIELFDKELEEALAGTSVTVHLQDNIDISRGDIIVNSAGQPQLSSAIEADLCWMDTRPLDTSLTYLIQHNTKTVRCKIREIVYKVNINTLEKDYDGDFKLNDIGRVIIKTAEPLAFDAYQVNKANGGAIIIDSRTNVTVGALLLREAID, via the coding sequence ATGGATATACTAAAATTTATTACCGCAGGCAGTGTAGACGACGGTAAAAGCACATTAATAGGCAGGTTACTATACGATAGCGAAGCCATACTGGCCGACCAGTTAGAGGCCCTGCATGCATCAAACCGTAAAAACGACGATGGCTCTATTGACCTTGCCATATTAACCGACGGCCTTAAAGCCGAGCGCGAGCAGGGCATTACCATTGATGTGGCCTATAAATATTTTGAGACCGACAAGCGCAAGTTTATTATAGCCGATGCGCCGGGCCATATACAGTATACCCGTAACATGGTTACAGGTGCCTCAAATGCCGGCTTAGCCATAATTTTGATAGATGCCCGTAAAGGCGTGGTCGAACAAACTACCCGCCACTCCTTTTTGGTGTCGCTGCTGCAAATACCGCAGGTGGTAGTAGCCATAAACAAAATGGATATGGTTGATTACAGCGAAACCGTTTTTAATAAAATTGTAGCCGATTATAAGGTGCTTGCCGGTAAGGTGGGCCTAACCGATAACATTACCTATATACCCGTTAGCGCGCTTAAAGGCGATAATATTGTTTATCCATCGGTAAACATTAGCTGGTACAAAGGCGATAGCCTGCTGCACCACTTAGAAAACGTAGCCGTTGAGGTAGATGATTCATCGGCACATGCCAGGTTGCCGGTACAATGGGTTGTAAGGCCCCAAACAGAGGCCCTGCACGATTATCGCGGCTATGCCGGGCGTGTATCAAGCGGTGCCTTCAGGGTTAACGATAAGGTAACTGTGCTACCCTCAGGCTTTAGTACTACCATATCAAAAATAGAACTGTTTGATAAAGAATTGGAAGAGGCATTGGCGGGTACATCAGTAACTGTGCATTTGCAGGATAATATAGACATTAGCCGCGGCGATATTATAGTGAACAGTGCCGGCCAGCCGCAATTGTCGAGCGCGATTGAAGCCGACCTGTGCTGGATGGATACCCGCCCGCTGGATACCTCGCTTACTTACTTGATACAGCACAATACCAAAACCGTGCGCTGCAAAATACGCGAGATAGTGTACAAGGTAAACATTAACACGCTTGAAAAAGATTACGACGGAGATTTCAAGTTGAACGATATTGGCCGAGTGATCATAAAAACAGCCGAGCCTTTAGCATTTGATGCTTACCAGGTAAACAAGGCGAACGGCGGCGCTATTATTATAGATAGCCGTACCAATGTAACCGTTGGGGCCTTGTTGCTGCGCGAAGCGATAGATTAA
- a CDS encoding PAS domain S-box protein, with translation MDNTAEKDTNTNNHSQKVNELKRYAIINTSNLAIEAANVGTWFLDVETNVFIPSQRMKELYGFNKEDEITYSDCMACVTDKYKKRVQQATDATLANKQNYDIEYAINCHESSKQRWIKALGALAHDSTGKIIHFSGVLIDITQQRKAEKNKFKFIGVVSHELKTPLTTLKAYVQMLNNWAKKQKDNFTMGTLSKVEKQIVKMTTMINSFLNISQAETGKIRLNLQEFNIAQLLKDAIDETRIITMSHTMDFLPGEPVIVNADKEKIEQVIINLLNNASKYSPAGTAIDVNYKKVNDTVEVCIKDQGIGIEPQNIGKLFDQYFRVENDETQKVAGFGIGLYLSAEIIHLHQGQIWVQSEFGAGSSFYFSLPVNG, from the coding sequence ATGGATAATACAGCCGAGAAGGATACTAACACTAACAATCATTCGCAAAAGGTAAATGAACTTAAGCGTTATGCCATTATCAATACTTCAAATTTAGCTATTGAGGCCGCTAATGTCGGCACCTGGTTTTTAGATGTAGAAACCAACGTTTTTATACCATCGCAGCGCATGAAAGAGCTGTACGGTTTCAATAAAGAAGATGAGATAACATACAGTGATTGTATGGCTTGCGTAACCGACAAATACAAAAAGCGCGTACAGCAAGCTACGGATGCCACTCTTGCAAATAAGCAAAATTACGACATAGAATACGCCATTAATTGCCACGAAAGCTCAAAACAGCGATGGATAAAAGCTTTGGGCGCACTCGCGCATGACTCTACCGGCAAAATAATACATTTTTCGGGGGTGCTGATAGATATTACGCAGCAGCGAAAAGCGGAAAAAAATAAATTCAAATTTATTGGCGTAGTAAGCCACGAACTTAAAACACCCCTTACCACCTTAAAAGCCTACGTTCAGATGCTGAACAACTGGGCCAAAAAACAGAAGGATAACTTTACTATGGGCACTTTATCAAAAGTGGAAAAGCAAATAGTAAAAATGACCACCATGATAAACAGTTTCCTGAATATATCACAAGCCGAAACAGGTAAGATACGCCTTAACCTGCAGGAATTTAATATTGCCCAACTGTTAAAGGATGCTATAGATGAGACAAGGATAATTACCATGAGCCATACCATGGATTTTTTGCCCGGCGAGCCTGTAATTGTAAATGCCGATAAAGAAAAAATTGAGCAGGTGATCATTAACCTGTTAAACAACGCCAGCAAATATTCGCCGGCAGGTACGGCTATTGATGTTAACTATAAAAAGGTTAATGATACCGTTGAGGTTTGCATTAAAGACCAGGGGATAGGCATCGAACCACAAAATATAGGCAAGTTGTTTGACCAGTATTTTAGGGTAGAGAATGACGAAACACAAAAAGTGGCTGGCTTTGGTATAGGGCTTTATTTAAGCGCCGAGATCATACACCTTCACCAGGGCCAAATTTGGGTACAAAGCGAATTTGGAGCCGGTTCCTCTTTCTACTTTTCCTTACCCGTCAACGGTTAA
- a CDS encoding DUF4342 domain-containing protein yields MTHKETFNINGKNLMNKVKEIIAEGNVTRITIADSHGKEMLTFPLTYGVVAVVVAPMLAAVGAIAVFVGECSVIVEREVDENSDNTVL; encoded by the coding sequence ATGACACATAAAGAAACTTTTAACATCAACGGCAAAAACCTGATGAACAAGGTAAAGGAAATAATTGCCGAGGGTAATGTTACCCGTATCACCATAGCAGACAGCCATGGCAAAGAGATGCTCACCTTCCCCTTAACTTACGGGGTTGTAGCAGTTGTAGTGGCGCCTATGCTGGCGGCGGTAGGGGCTATAGCGGTTTTTGTTGGCGAATGCAGCGTAATAGTTGAACGCGAAGTTGATGAAAACAGTGATAATACTGTACTATAA